CGCCGGAGATGGCCCGGAAGTAGTCCACCAGCGGATCGAGGGCCTCGGGCAGGTCCAGCACCTCGGCGCTGCCCTCCACCTGCACCCACGGGCCGTCCCACTCGTCAGACAGCACGCAGAGCACCACGTGCGGGTCACGCCTGGCGTTGGCGACCTTGGCCCGGGACGGGTAGGTGGAGACGACGACGCGGCCGTCCGCATCGACGCCGCAGGTGACCGGGGACAGCTGCAGCCGGCCGTCGCGCCGGGTCGTTCCCAGCAGCGCACGGTGTCGTGGCCGCAGGAACTCCAGCAGCGCGGACCGGTCCACGCGCTCGGCGGTGGCGGTACGTGGGGCCATCCGCACAGGGTAGACATCCGTCACCAGGGTGTGGCGGCCGGCGACGATGCCCACCTCGCGGGTTACCGTGGGTTGCCACGCAACCACGCGGCGACCCCTTGCGTCCGTACCCTTCGACGACGCCGTGCTGCCCCGAGGAGATCTGTGCACCGCCGCCCGCTGACCACACTCGTGGGGCTGACCGCACTCGCGCTGACGCTGACCGCCTGCACCGGTGGCTCGTCCTCCGTCGTGCTCGACGCGGCGGCCGCACCGCCGGCCCCGCCGATCGTCGAGACCGAGCCGGCGGCGCTGCCGACCGAGGTCGCCGAGCCGAGCGCGGAACCGAGCGCGGAGCCGGTTTTGGAGCGGTCGCCGGCCGCCCCCGCCACGCCCAGCTACGACGTCGCCGCCGCCCAGCGGACCCTTGCCGACCTCGGCTACTACCTGGGCGTTGCCGACGGCCGGCGCGGCCCGGCCTTCCGTAGCGCCGTCATGGCGTTCCAGAAGGTGCAGGGGCTGGGCGCCGACGGCACGATCGGAGCAGCCACCCTGCAGGCGCTCTCCGCCCCGAAGAAGCCGGTGCTGAAGGACTCCGGACCCAGCAACCGGGTCGAGATCGATCTCACCAAGCAGGTGCTCTACGTCGTCAAGGGCGGCGCCGTGCAGCGCATCCTGCCGATCAGCTCCGGCAACGGCGCGACCTACGCGCAGAAGGACGGCAGCAAGGCCAAGGCGCTGACGCCGGTCGGCTGGTACAAGGTGGAGCGCCGCATCGTCGGTGTGCGCGAGGCCGACCTCGGCACGCTGTACGACCCGCAGTACTTCTACCGCGGCTGGGCCATCCACGGCTCGAACAGCGTTCCGGCGCGGCCGGCCAGTCACGGCTGCGTGCGCGTCCCTCGCGCCGACGCCAAGTGGCTGCTGGACAACATCTCGGTCGGCATGTCCGTCCATCTCTACGGCGGCACCCACGTCTTCCCCGCCGGCAGCAGTGCGCCGGGGACCGACGCCCCGACCGGCGACACCGGCTCGGACACGACGACGCCCAGCCGGTCGGCGAAGCCCGCGCCGTCGCCGACACCGGGCAGCGCCGCCCCCTCGCCCACGCCCACCGACTCGTCGACTGCCTCGCCGGCCGCCTCGCGCAGTGCCTCGCCCGCTCCGCTCACGGTCCAGCCGAGCCCGAGCCCCACGCCGGTCCCCGCCTGAGGGCCGAGCCGGCTGCACGGTTCACGGTGATCTCGTCGGGCATCACAGCGGCATGCGCATCGGATCCCTCCTTCTTGTCCTCTGGCTGGTTGCCGGCGTCGCTGCCGTCGTGCAGCGCGGTTACCTGAGGAGTGACGTCGACTGCGCCCAGGCCGGCACGGTGGCCCTGACCGTCGTCGCCGGGCCGCTCAACTATCTCGGTGTCAACCCCGAGGTCGACTGCCCGGACGTCGAGGTGCCGCAACCCAGCACGTAGGTGCGGTGCTGCTCAGATCATCCTGACGCCGCAGGAGCTGCAGCTGGCGGAGGTCCTCGCCGAGCGCGGGGACGGGAACGCGTGAGCTGCCCGTGCGGCCTGTCGGCCTCGTACGACGACTGCTGCGGGCGCTACCACCGCGGTGCCGCAGCGCCTACGCCTGAGGCGCTGATGCGGTCTCGCTACACGGCTTTCGCGATCGGTGACGCCGACTACCTGCTGCGTACATGGCATCCGACGATGCGACCGTCGACGGTCGAGACGGGCTCGGGATGGCTGCGACTGGAGGTGCTGGACTCCTCCGGTGGGCTGCTCGACGTCGAGGGTGAGGTGCACTTCCGGGCGCACGCGCGGGGCGGGGTCCTGGAGGAGTGCAGCCGGTTCGTCCGTGACGGGGGCCGGTGGGTCTACCTGGGAGCGGTGTAGCAGGCACGGGTTGCTTCGTCAGGTATTCGCTGGACGTCCGGCTGAGGGCCGCCGATGCTGACCCCGATGGACGCTGCCGCGAGCGATGACGAGGCCGGCGGCGGTGCGGTGCCCGGCGTGTACCGCGGCGACGAGGGCCGGTCGGGGCCGGTGCTGCTCACGCTTGACGTCGACGGGGAGGTCTTCGCCGTTCGAGACGGCGGAGACGGCGGGACCCACTACCACTGGGTGAGCGGGCCAAATCGGCACTACGGCTTCGGGTCCAGCGGTGCACCGGACCTCCCTGTGGAGGAGCACCGGAAGGCCATCCGCACCTTCCTTTCCATGATCGACCCGAAGACGGGATACATCGCGGAGGACTGAGTCGCGAGTGCCGAGAACGCCACCGACGAGGTCCGGCCACGCCCACGCCCACACCTGTTCTCGGTGCCAGCAGCGCCCGCCTGGGCGGGGGCGCTGGCACCGAGGTCAGCTCGCCCAGCCCGGGCGGACACGAGACCAAAATCTTCGGAACATCCACAGGGCCAGGGTCCTGTTGATGTTCCGAAGATCTTGCTCAGC
Above is a genomic segment from Mycobacteriales bacterium containing:
- a CDS encoding L,D-transpeptidase family protein; its protein translation is MHRRPLTTLVGLTALALTLTACTGGSSSVVLDAAAAPPAPPIVETEPAALPTEVAEPSAEPSAEPVLERSPAAPATPSYDVAAAQRTLADLGYYLGVADGRRGPAFRSAVMAFQKVQGLGADGTIGAATLQALSAPKKPVLKDSGPSNRVEIDLTKQVLYVVKGGAVQRILPISSGNGATYAQKDGSKAKALTPVGWYKVERRIVGVREADLGTLYDPQYFYRGWAIHGSNSVPARPASHGCVRVPRADAKWLLDNISVGMSVHLYGGTHVFPAGSSAPGTDAPTGDTGSDTTTPSRSAKPAPSPTPGSAAPSPTPTDSSTASPAASRSASPAPLTVQPSPSPTPVPA
- a CDS encoding YchJ family metal-binding protein, with translation MSCPCGLSASYDDCCGRYHRGAAAPTPEALMRSRYTAFAIGDADYLLRTWHPTMRPSTVETGSGWLRLEVLDSSGGLLDVEGEVHFRAHARGGVLEECSRFVRDGGRWVYLGAV
- a CDS encoding PPOX class F420-dependent oxidoreductase translates to MAPRTATAERVDRSALLEFLRPRHRALLGTTRRDGRLQLSPVTCGVDADGRVVVSTYPSRAKVANARRDPHVVLCVLSDEWDGPWVQVEGSAEVLDLPEALDPLVDYFRAISGEHPDWDEYRAAMQRQGKSLVRVTVEQWGPVATGGFPPGR